The nucleotide sequence GCCGCCCCGGCACCGTTCACTCTGGTTCTGGCCGACGGATCGATCTGCGTGTCGCCGTTCAACGGCACCATGCCAATCGGTCAACTGACGGCCTATTCATGTGACACCGGCAATGTGGTGACCAACTCGACCATGGGGGCGGCGATCGACAAGACCTCGCATGGCTGGTTCGTGTCCGTCCGCAAGGTCGCGGCGGACAACAGCACCTTCATCGGCCCCGCCCAACGGGTGCAGGTGGCCAAGGCCTACTTCCTGACCAACGACGCGTCCGGCACAAAATCCTGAGTCAGAGAGCGATCACGCAACAGAACTCGGGCTGAGCAGCAGAGACGCCAAATGCCCCGCGGGACAGACTGTCTTGCGGGGCATTTGGCGTTCCTTCGGAGCCGGGCCCGGGGCGACTCAGGCAGGAAAGTTCTGGATCACCGGTGATCGGTGTGAGCCGCCCGCCGTTTTCCGGACTGTAGAACGGTGACTACTACGCTGCGGAGTTGTTGGCCAACCACCATTGCTCTGCTTCGTTGGGCGTAATGTATCCCAGCGCCGAGTGCAACCGAACCTGATTGTATCTTAATTCAATGTACCGCGTGATGTCCATCTCCGCCTGTTCACGGGTCGGATAACTAGTACGATTCACCCTTTCCACTTTCAGTGTGCCGTTGAATGATTCTGCCCAAGCATTGTCATAACACACACCAGTTCGTCCTACCGACCGACGAACTTTGAGGTGGGTAGTGAGGTCAGCGAAGTCCTGAGAGCAGTACTGGCTTCCGCGGTCACTGTGAAATATGCTGACATCGGGAACAATCCTGACATTACGTGCGGCCATTTTCAGAGCGTCAACCACCAGCGATGCCCGCATGTGATCTGCCATTGCGTAGCCGACGACTTTCTTCGTAGCGCAGTCCAGCACGGTCGCCAAGTACAGCCAGCCCTCCCAGGTCGGGATATAGGTGATGTCACCGACCAGCTTCGTACCCGGCACGACCGCGTTGAAGTGCCGTTTTACCAGGTCAGGGGTCTGACCGGTGTCGCCGGCGATGGTAGTGACCGGCCGAAACGGACGGGGCTGGCATGGCACCAGGTCGAGCTCCCGCATGATCTGCCGGACCGTGTCGTCATCAGCCCAATAGCCCGATCGCAGCAGGTCAGCGTGTACCCGACGGTAGCCGTAGGTCCCATCGGAGGCCTCGAACAACGCCGTGATCAGCCGAGCAAGATGGGTGCGGCGCCGGCTGGTGTAGGACGGCCCGCGACCCTTCCACTCGTAGAAGCCGGACTTCGACACCTTCGCCCAGCGGAACATCAGGTGCAGCGGGTAGTGGCCTTCTTCACTCGCAATGAATGCATACTTTCTGCTCACTGCGATTTCTTGGCGAAGAAGGCCGTTGCTTTTCCCAGAAATTCGTTCTCCATACGAAGCTCACGCACTTCTTTCTCCAACGCCTTCAGCTTCGCCCGCTCCGACACGGTCAGTTCCTGCGTGTCGCCGCCGTGACGCTCGCGATGGGCCGCCACCCAGTTCCGCAGGGTCTGCTCCACCAAGCCCAGTTCGCGAGCAACGTCAGCGATGGGCCGAGATTTGTCGGTCACCTCCCGCACGGCCGTATCCCGAAACTCCGGGGTGTACTTGCCTCGAAACTTGCTCACCATTTCTCCGATCCTTTCCGGCAATTCTACTTGGGGGTCCAAGTCCGGGAAGTACCGGGCTGCTCAGTGTTGGCGACCCGGGTTGTCCCCATGGTCGAAGTTGTGCACATCTTTCGGTTGGGGGACTGGGTGTGGTCTGTCGCCGCGCAGGCTGGTGGTCGTGGCGGGCGCTGGGTCCGCGGGGGATGCGGCGGGGTGAGCGATGGCGTTGGCGACGACGTGGGCGGTGGCGTTGGCCGGGGTGGCTGGGGAGTTGGTGAAGGTCGAGGCCGATCTGGCCAACGGGCTGCCGGCGACGACGGTGATCGGGTTGGGGGATGTGGCCGTCACGCAGGCTCGGGATCGGGTGCGGTCGGCGGTGATCAATACGGGGGAGAAGTGGCCGGAGAAGCGGATCACCCTGGCGTTGTCGCCGGCGGCGTTGCCCAAGAGGGGGGCGAGTTTCGATCTGGCCATGGCGATTGCCGTGCTGGCTGCGGCGGAGGTGATTCCGGCGGCGGCGGCGGCGCAGGTGGTGTTGATCGGGGAGTTGGGGTTGGACGGGCGGGTGCATCCGGTTCGGGGGACCTTGCCCAGTCTCCTGGCGGTCAGGGCGGCCGGGCGGACCTCGGCGATCGTGCCGGTGGCGAACATGGCGGAGGCGGTGTTGGCGGGCGGGGTGCGGGTACGTGGGGTCGCGTTCCTGGCCGATCTGGTGGGCCATTTCAAGGGCGAGGCGGGTCGTCTGGTGGAGCCGGTAGCGGCGGGGCCGCCGGTGGAGCCTCCGATGTCGGACATGCGGGATGTGTTGGGGCAGCCGGAGGCTCGTTCGGCGTTGGAGTTGGCCGCGGCGGGTGGGCATCATCTGGCGATGGTGGGTCCTCCGGGGTCGGGGAAGACGATGTTGGCGGCGCGACTGCCGAGCCTGTTGCCCAGGCTGAGCGCGGAGCAGGCGTTGGAGGTCACTGCTGTTCATTCGGTGGCGGGCAATCTGGATGACCAGACGCCGTTGATCACCCGGCCGCCTTTCATCGAGCCTCATCATTCGGCCTCGTTGGCTGCGCTGGTCGGTGGTGGGTCCGGCCTGATCCGGCCCGGCAGCGTGAGCCTGGCGCACCGCGGGGTCCTCTTCCTGGACGAGGCCCCGGAATTCCGGCCGACGGTCCTGGATGCGCTGCGACAGCCGATGGAATCCGGAGCGGTGCTGTTGGCGCGGGCGTCAGGTGCGGTCCGGTACCCGGCGCGGTTCCAGCTGATCCTGGCGGCGAACCCATGTCCGTGCGCGGCGGCGAAGGACGTCGACTGCACGTGCGCCTCGGGCATCAGGCGCCGGTACCTGGCGCGATTGTCGGGGCCGTTGATGGACCGGATCGACATCCGGGTGGATCTGGCGGCCCTCGACCCGCGGTCGCTGGTATCGGGGGAGGCGGATCAGGAGTGCTCGGAGGTCATCGCGGCCAGGGTGGCGTTGGCCAGGGGGCGGGCGCTGCATCGCTGGTGGGGAACACGTTTCACGACCAATGCGGAGGTCCCGGGTCCGATCATCCGCCGGTTGTGGCGGCCCGGCCGTGCCGAGGAGGGGCTGTTGGATCGGGCGGTGCGCTTCGGCCGGTTGACCGGACGTGGCTATGACCGGGTGTTGCGGTTGGCGCTGACCAGCGCCGATCTCGGGGGGAGGGAGGTGCCCTCGGCCGAAGACGTGGCCAGGGCACTCTCGTTGCGGTGTGGGGAGAACGCATGGTGAGTCACAGCAGCACCGATGGTCCGGAGATCGCCTGGGACGGCGGTGCCGGGCCGGATCCGGAACTCTGGACCCCGGCGGAGATCCGGGCGGTCGGTATCGGGGGCGGGCCGCCTCCAGCCGCGGAGTCGGCCCTGCGGCGGAGTTGGGCCGGGCTGTTGCGCGTGTTCGAGCCGCCTGACACCGCGGTGAGCGAGTACGTCGCCAGGGTGGGCGCTGTGGCCGCGTGGCAGGCGATCCGGGAGCGACGGGCGCCTCGGGCTGTGCTGGCCCCGACTGCGGCCAGGACCGAGCAGGTCACGGCCGATGACCTCGAGACGCTGATCGACGTCGACCTGGCGGCGGCTGCGTCGTGCGGGGCCCGGATCATCGGCGCCGGCGATCCGGAGTGGCCGGAGGCCGCTCTGATGGCATTCACGATGGCGGCCTCCCGAGGGGTGAAGAACGGTGCCGGTCCGGTTGCTCTGTACGTGCGGGGGCGGCCGTTGTCCGGTCTTCCGGAGCGGGCGTTGGCGGTGGTCGGCTCACGGGCGAACACCCACTACGGGCAGCGGGTGGCGGCCGACATCGCGATGGGTGCAGCCGATGCCGGTCTGACGGTGATCTCCGGGGCGGCGTTCGGGATCGATACGTTCGCCCATCGCGGCGCCCTGGCCTACCCGGGTGAACTGCCGACGATTGCGATCCTGGCCTGTGGCATCGACCGGGCCTATCCGGTCGCCAACACCGCACTGATCGATCGGATCGCCCAGGTGGGAGCGGTGATCAGCGAGTATCCGCCAGGTTTCTCCCCGGCCCGGCACCGCTTCCTGGTGCGGAACCGGCTGATCGCCGGACTGGCCGCAGGCACCGTCGTGGTGGAAGCCGGTCGTCGATCCGGCACGCTGTCGACCGCGAGCGCGTCCGACGCTCTGGGGCGGGTGCTGATGGCAGTGCCAGGTCCGGTGACCTCGGCGTTGTCGGTTGGCTGTCACATGCTCCTGGCCAGCGGAAAGGCGGTGCTGGTGACCAGTTCCGAGGATGTCCTCACGGCCCTGGGGGAGAAGACCGTGCCGGCTCCACTACGGGGCAACAGCGTGGTCGTCGGTCCCGGGACGGTGCCGGCGGGTACGGCCGAGCCGTCGGACCGGCACCCGACGGACGGGCTGGATCCGGAGGTGGCCAAGGTCTACGACGCGCTCCCTGCGCGGGGGATCCGCACGGTCGCGCAACTGTCCGTGGAATCGGCGATCGGTCCGGGCCAGGTGATGGCGGCGCTGGCCAGGCTGGAGTTGCATGATCTGGTCCGCCGTCAGGAGGGGGCCTGGCGCCGCCGGCGGAAGTCCGATACCTGACGGCCGGCCGGACGAGCGGTTGCCATCAATTGCCGTCCGCCGCAATTGACGCTAATCCGGTCGGACTTGGCCGCCCTTATCATTCAATTCCGAACGGCCAGGTCGATAGTCAATTGCTATCGTGATCGTGTTAGTGTCGCAGGTCTTGACCGGCTCGACGACAGGAGTTATCCAGTGGCCCGCAGACGCGTGGAAATCATCAGCAGCGACTTGACCGGTAAGGAGATCGCCAAGGCCGAGGAGGTGGCCGAAATACGGGTTCTCCGTCATCCACTGATCGACTCACCGGTGCGTCTTGATGCCTATGTATTGGAGGTGGCCAACCTGGAGGGGACCCAGCGGGAACTGGTCACCATCGAATTGGCGTTGCCCAACACCCCGGCCGAACGAATCGTCCTGGATCGTGCGGAGTTCGACCAGCTCTTCAAGAACGACGTCGAGCAGGTGCTCGCGGAGGCCGAGGCCTACCACCAGGAAGGCGCCTCGCCGGAGCCAAGGCGCAGGGGCCGGCCGGTCGGCAGTTCCTCGAAGGCGTTCTCGGCCACGCCGAGCATGGGACGCGAGCAGCGCGAGGCCATTCGCACCTGGGCGAACGCCAACGGCTTCACCGTCGGCGACCGCGGACGCATTGCCGCCGGCATCATCGAGGCCTTCGACGCAGCGCACCAATCCTGACCGGACGGCCCGATCGGGGAGACCTGATCGGGCCCCGATCAGGGTCGGCCGGCGATGGCGAAGGTTGCGATAGGGACCCTGTGGTGGGAAACACAGGGTCGCGCTCGCAAACCCAGGATGCTCGAGGCGTCTTCTTCGTTGTAGGACAGAAGAAGAATCTCCACCGTCCAAGCCCGGGCGGCGGGTCGCGCGAACACCTCGCACCAGAGCAACGAAGGAACTCCCCGCAATGTCAGGCGTTTTGAAGTCCATGTCCCACCGTCGTGAAGCTGCCCGCCGTGAGCGGCGCATGTGGCGGATGATCAACGAATCGACTTCGTCGATGCGTAACGAGCTCATCGAGATGCGCGACCGGCAGATTTTCGGTCACTGACCGAACACCCGGCTGAGCCGCACACCGAACAGTCGACTGATGCGGGACAGTCGACTGATTCCGGCGCGCCGCGCTTGACCTTCGTGGCGCACCTGCAGCACCTTCGGGAGATGGCCGTCCGCCGCTCCACCGAGTCGATCGTCGACGAGCTCCCGCCCCTGCTCGTCGACGCGCTCGACGGCTACCGCCGTTACCTCAGGTCCGAGCGCAACCTCTCCCCCGCCACGGTCGCCGGGTACACCGCGGACGTGGCCTCCCTCCTGGATCATCTGACGCGCCTGCAGCCCTCCGACCGACGGATGTCGGTCGGCATCGCCGATCTGGACCTGGCCACGTTGCGCAGCTGGCTGGCCAAGCTGCGGAGCACGGGAGCGGCCCGGACGTCACTGGCCCGGCGGGCCGCTGCGGCCAGATCGTTCACCGGATGGGCGGTCCGGACCGGTGCCGTGCGGGTCGACGCGGGCGCTCGGCTCGCCTCCCCGAGGGCCAACAGGTCGCTGCCTCCGATCCTCGCCGAGGGGCAGGCGCGCGCCATGCTGGCCGGCACGCCGACGCCGGTCCGGGGAGCCATCGAGCTGCGCGACCAGGCGGTCCTGGAAATGTTGTACGCCACCATGATTCGCGTGTCCGAGCTCACCGGCATCGACCTCGGCGACGTCGATCGGCGGCGCCGCGTGATCAGGGTGCTGGGCAAGGGTTCGAAGGAACGGACCGTGCCGTTCGGGTTGCCGGCCGACCGGGCGATCGGGGACTGGCTGGATCGCGGCCGTCCCATGCTGGCCGGCGATCTCTCGAAACAGGCCGTGTTCCTGGGTCTTCGGGGCGGCCGGATGGATCCGCGGGCCGTCCGGACCCTCGTCCACGCCCGAACTTCCGCGATTCCCGGCGCCCCGGACATCGGCCCGCATGGAATCCGCCACACCGGCGCCACCCACCTGCTCGACGGGGGTGCCGACCTGCGGGCCGTGCAGGAGATGCTCGGGCACGCCAGTCTGGCGACCACCCAGATCTACACCCACATCTCCTCCGAACGACTGGCCGCGGTGTACCGCCAGGCGCATCCCCGCGCCTGAGGCCTACCGGTCCCACGGCAGCAACCGCACCCGCAGCCCGCGGAGCAGCCCCATCGGATCCAGGTAGGAGCCGTCCGGCAGACGGGCGCCCCAGTGCAGGCAGACCGCCGGGGCGCAGGAGGAGTGCCCGGCCTCGAGCACACCGATCACCTGGCCCGCCACCACCGCATCTCCCGGCTGAACCGACGCCGTCACCGGCTCGTACGTGGTGCGCAGTCCCACCTGGTGCTCGATCGAGATGACGCCGCGACCGGCCAGCGGCGCAGCATGCACGACGATCCCGGCACCGGCGGCCCTGATCGGGGTGCCCGGGGCGCCCTCCAGGTCCACCCCGCGATGTCCCACTCCGTACCGGGTGGCCGGCGGGCGGAACGGCGTCAGGACGGCAACCGGTCCGGCCATGGGCAGCACGAAACCTGTCGATCGGCCGTCCTGACGATCGGTCGCCGGGATCGAATGGCCGACGGCGCCGGCGCTTCCGTCACCGACCAGGAGGATCAGACCGCAGACCAGACCGGCGATCAGACCGGCGACGAGGGAGGAGCGGACGGCATCTCGACGCGAACGAGTCCTGGGCATCGCCTGATCGTCCGCGTCGTGGCCTCCTGGCGCGGTACTTCGGAGTCGAATGTGGACAGCCGGGCGCATGTGCACAACCTGCGCCCCGGAACCCTCGCGGAGCCCACCTTGCCGATTGGCAACCTGACACGCCGATCACGTACGCTGACCTGGCGACCGATGTTTTTCATCGGCCGACTACGCACGCCCTTCTGCCGCTGCGGACTTCCCTGACCGGAAGGTTCGCTCCCACCGCACCGGCCGGTGGTCACCGAGGTCCCGCCCAGGCGGGCGGTGCCCACCGAGGACGTCAGGGCGCACGACCGCCGGTCGAGCGCGACAACCGAAACAGCGCACCTCGGGCACGAATCCGCGCAGGCGGAAGTTCGGGCGTGCGCAGAAAAAGAAAGGACGGCTGGTCACTTTGGCTGTCGTCACGATGCGCCAGCTGCTGGACGCGGGTGTCCACTTCGGACACCAGACCCGGCGCTGGAATCCGAAGATGAAGAGATTCATCTTCACCGAACGCAATGGCAACTACGTCATCGATCTGCAGCAGACGCTGACGTACATCGACAAGGCGTACGAGTTCATCAAGGAAACCGTCGCCCACGGCGGGACCGTCCTGTTCATCGG is from Nakamurella sp. PAMC28650 and encodes:
- a CDS encoding IS3 family transposase (programmed frameshift); its protein translation is MSKFRGKYTPEFRDTAVREVTDKSRPIADVARELGLVEQTLRNWVAAHRERHGGDTQELTVSERAKLKALEKEVRELRMENEFLGKSNGLLRQEIAVSRKYAFIASEEGHYPLHLMFRWAKVSKSGFYEWKGRGPSYTSRRRTHLARLITALFEASDGTYGYRRVHADLLRSGYWADDDTVRQIMRELDLVPCQPRPFRPVTTIAGDTGQTPDLVKRHFNAVVPGTKLVGDITYIPTWEGWLYLATVLDCATKKVVGYAMADHMRASLVVDALKMAARNVRIVPDVSIFHSDRGSQYCSQDFADLTTHLKVRRSVGRTGVCYDNAWAESFNGTLKVERVNRTSYPTREQAEMDITRYIELRYNQVRLHSALGYITPNEAEQWWLANNSAA
- a CDS encoding M23 family metallopeptidase, whose product is MPRTRSRRDAVRSSLVAGLIAGLVCGLILLVGDGSAGAVGHSIPATDRQDGRSTGFVLPMAGPVAVLTPFRPPATRYGVGHRGVDLEGAPGTPIRAAGAGIVVHAAPLAGRGVISIEHQVGLRTTYEPVTASVQPGDAVVAGQVIGVLEAGHSSCAPAVCLHWGARLPDGSYLDPMGLLRGLRVRLLPWDR
- a CDS encoding YifB family Mg chelatase-like AAA ATPase, which codes for MALATTWAVALAGVAGELVKVEADLANGLPATTVIGLGDVAVTQARDRVRSAVINTGEKWPEKRITLALSPAALPKRGASFDLAMAIAVLAAAEVIPAAAAAQVVLIGELGLDGRVHPVRGTLPSLLAVRAAGRTSAIVPVANMAEAVLAGGVRVRGVAFLADLVGHFKGEAGRLVEPVAAGPPVEPPMSDMRDVLGQPEARSALELAAAGGHHLAMVGPPGSGKTMLAARLPSLLPRLSAEQALEVTAVHSVAGNLDDQTPLITRPPFIEPHHSASLAALVGGGSGLIRPGSVSLAHRGVLFLDEAPEFRPTVLDALRQPMESGAVLLARASGAVRYPARFQLILAANPCPCAAAKDVDCTCASGIRRRYLARLSGPLMDRIDIRVDLAALDPRSLVSGEADQECSEVIAARVALARGRALHRWWGTRFTTNAEVPGPIIRRLWRPGRAEEGLLDRAVRFGRLTGRGYDRVLRLALTSADLGGREVPSAEDVARALSLRCGENAW
- a CDS encoding histone-like nucleoid-structuring protein Lsr2: MARRRVEIISSDLTGKEIAKAEEVAEIRVLRHPLIDSPVRLDAYVLEVANLEGTQRELVTIELALPNTPAERIVLDRAEFDQLFKNDVEQVLAEAEAYHQEGASPEPRRRGRPVGSSSKAFSATPSMGREQREAIRTWANANGFTVGDRGRIAAGIIEAFDAAHQS
- the dprA gene encoding DNA-processing protein DprA, with translation MVSHSSTDGPEIAWDGGAGPDPELWTPAEIRAVGIGGGPPPAAESALRRSWAGLLRVFEPPDTAVSEYVARVGAVAAWQAIRERRAPRAVLAPTAARTEQVTADDLETLIDVDLAAAASCGARIIGAGDPEWPEAALMAFTMAASRGVKNGAGPVALYVRGRPLSGLPERALAVVGSRANTHYGQRVAADIAMGAADAGLTVISGAAFGIDTFAHRGALAYPGELPTIAILACGIDRAYPVANTALIDRIAQVGAVISEYPPGFSPARHRFLVRNRLIAGLAAGTVVVEAGRRSGTLSTASASDALGRVLMAVPGPVTSALSVGCHMLLASGKAVLVTSSEDVLTALGEKTVPAPLRGNSVVVGPGTVPAGTAEPSDRHPTDGLDPEVAKVYDALPARGIRTVAQLSVESAIGPGQVMAALARLELHDLVRRQEGAWRRRRKSDT
- a CDS encoding tyrosine recombinase XerC encodes the protein MAVRRSTESIVDELPPLLVDALDGYRRYLRSERNLSPATVAGYTADVASLLDHLTRLQPSDRRMSVGIADLDLATLRSWLAKLRSTGAARTSLARRAAAARSFTGWAVRTGAVRVDAGARLASPRANRSLPPILAEGQARAMLAGTPTPVRGAIELRDQAVLEMLYATMIRVSELTGIDLGDVDRRRRVIRVLGKGSKERTVPFGLPADRAIGDWLDRGRPMLAGDLSKQAVFLGLRGGRMDPRAVRTLVHARTSAIPGAPDIGPHGIRHTGATHLLDGGADLRAVQEMLGHASLATTQIYTHISSERLAAVYRQAHPRA